From Staphylococcus delphini, one genomic window encodes:
- a CDS encoding tripeptidase T: MLNKDRLIETFLELVQIDSETGHEDIIQPILKEKFESLGLSVVEDNAKATTGFGANNLICTLPANQENKDKIYFTSHMDTVEPGRKVKPIIKEDGFIYSDGTTVLGADDKAGLAVIFEVLHIIREQQLPHGQIQFVITVGEESGLVGAKALRKEDLDADYGYAIDSAVPVGSITIGAPYQMKVNAKIHGKKAHASTPNDGISAINIAAQAISQMKLGQIDHETTANIGKFQGGGPTNVVTDLVNIWAEARSHAKDKLDAQVQHMKETFEDAAAQHHCHAEVETELSYPGFRVESNERVYQIAEQAAKALGFDMQADVGGGGSDGNIINHLGIPTVILGVGYEKIHTTDERISKQSLYDLTNFVLKIIEMNA; encoded by the coding sequence ATGCTGAACAAAGACAGATTAATTGAAACATTTTTAGAATTAGTGCAAATCGATTCTGAAACAGGACATGAAGACATCATTCAACCAATATTGAAAGAAAAGTTTGAATCGCTCGGCTTATCTGTTGTTGAAGATAACGCGAAAGCAACGACAGGTTTCGGAGCTAATAATCTCATTTGTACATTACCTGCAAATCAAGAAAATAAAGATAAAATTTATTTCACGAGTCATATGGATACTGTGGAACCGGGTCGCAAGGTAAAACCGATCATTAAAGAAGATGGTTTCATTTATTCAGATGGCACAACTGTACTCGGTGCTGATGATAAAGCAGGATTAGCTGTCATTTTTGAAGTGCTTCATATCATTCGTGAACAACAGTTACCCCATGGTCAAATTCAATTCGTTATTACAGTGGGCGAGGAGTCTGGATTAGTCGGTGCAAAAGCTTTACGTAAAGAAGATTTAGATGCAGATTACGGCTATGCGATTGACTCAGCAGTACCTGTCGGCAGTATCACGATTGGGGCACCGTACCAAATGAAAGTTAACGCGAAAATTCATGGTAAAAAAGCGCACGCCAGTACACCAAATGATGGGATTAGCGCGATTAATATTGCTGCTCAAGCGATTAGTCAGATGAAACTAGGTCAAATCGATCATGAAACGACTGCTAATATCGGTAAATTCCAAGGTGGGGGACCGACTAACGTTGTGACAGATTTAGTGAACATTTGGGCAGAAGCACGCTCACATGCTAAAGATAAACTCGATGCACAAGTCCAACATATGAAAGAAACATTTGAAGATGCGGCAGCACAACATCACTGTCATGCTGAAGTAGAAACTGAGTTATCATATCCAGGTTTTCGTGTTGAATCGAATGAACGTGTCTACCAAATCGCTGAACAAGCTGCAAAGGCATTAGGTTTTGACATGCAAGCCGATGTCGGTGGTGGCGGTTCTGATGGTAATATTATCAATCATCTTGGTATTCCAACTGTGATTTTAGGCGTGGGCTACGAAAAAATTCATACAACAGATGAACGCATCTCCAAACAATCGTTATATGATTTAACAAATTTTGTGTTAAAAATTATTGAAATGAATGCGTAA
- the gndA gene encoding NADP-dependent phosphogluconate dehydrogenase has protein sequence MTQQIGVVGLAVMGKNLAWNIESRGYSVSVYNRSADKTDLMVEESKGKNIVPTYSIEEFVNSLEKPRKILLMVKAGEATDKTIDSLLPLLDDDDILIDGGNTNYLDTIRRNKALAESGVNFIGMGVSGGEVGALTGPSLMPGGQEAAYHKVSDILESISAKAKDGKPCVTYIGPNGAGHYVKMVHNGIEYADMQLIAESYIMMKDLLGMSHEEISETFKSWNAGELESYLIEITGDIFTKLDEDGEPLVEKIMDKAGQKGTGKWTSINALELGAPLTIITESVFARFISSLKDQRVNASKVLNGPSVAFDGNKEEFLEKIRRALYMSKICSYAQGFDQMKTASKINEWNLQLGDLAMIWREGCIIRAQFLQKIKDAYDNDNNLQNLLLDGYFKDIVTEYQSALRDVVATGIQNGVALPGFSASINYYDSYRTENLPANLIQAQRDYFGAHTYQRKDKEGTFHTQWTK, from the coding sequence ATGACACAACAAATCGGTGTAGTAGGTTTAGCCGTAATGGGTAAAAACCTAGCTTGGAATATTGAATCAAGAGGTTACAGTGTATCTGTGTACAACCGTTCTGCAGATAAGACAGATTTAATGGTTGAAGAATCTAAAGGGAAAAACATTGTACCGACTTATTCAATAGAAGAGTTTGTAAATTCTTTAGAAAAACCACGTAAAATTTTGTTAATGGTAAAAGCAGGAGAAGCGACAGATAAAACAATCGACAGCTTATTACCTTTATTAGACGATGACGATATTTTAATCGACGGTGGTAACACAAACTACCTCGATACGATTCGTCGTAATAAGGCGTTGGCTGAAAGTGGCGTTAACTTCATTGGTATGGGTGTTTCTGGCGGTGAAGTTGGTGCATTAACAGGTCCCTCATTAATGCCTGGTGGTCAAGAAGCTGCTTATCATAAAGTGTCAGATATCTTAGAATCTATCTCAGCTAAAGCGAAAGACGGTAAACCTTGTGTCACTTACATTGGGCCAAATGGTGCGGGTCACTATGTCAAAATGGTACACAACGGTATCGAATATGCTGATATGCAATTAATCGCAGAAAGTTATATTATGATGAAAGATTTATTAGGCATGTCACATGAGGAAATCTCTGAAACATTCAAATCATGGAATGCTGGAGAATTAGAAAGTTACCTTATCGAAATTACAGGTGACATTTTCACTAAACTTGATGAAGATGGCGAACCACTTGTAGAAAAAATCATGGACAAAGCAGGTCAAAAAGGGACAGGTAAATGGACATCTATTAACGCATTAGAATTAGGTGCACCATTAACAATTATTACTGAATCTGTATTTGCACGTTTCATTTCTTCATTAAAAGATCAACGTGTGAATGCTTCAAAAGTATTAAACGGACCTTCTGTTGCATTTGATGGTAACAAAGAAGAATTCCTTGAAAAAATTCGTCGTGCGTTGTACATGAGTAAAATTTGTTCATACGCGCAAGGTTTCGATCAAATGAAAACAGCAAGTAAAATCAATGAATGGAACCTTCAATTAGGTGACTTAGCGATGATTTGGAGAGAAGGTTGTATCATTCGTGCGCAATTCTTACAAAAAATTAAAGATGCTTACGATAACGACAACAACTTACAAAACCTTTTATTAGACGGTTACTTCAAAGATATCGTGACTGAATATCAATCTGCACTTCGCGATGTTGTTGCTACTGGTATCCAAAACGGTGTGGCACTTCCTGGCTTCTCAGCAAGTATCAACTACTATGACAGCTACCGTACAGAAAACTTACCAGCAAACTTAATTCAAGCGCAACGTGACTATTTCGGTGCACACACTTACCAACGAAAAGATAAAGAAGGTACTTTCCATACACAATGGACTAAATAA
- a CDS encoding MFS transporter, producing MQKSVILILFSTISTVFSGIFTFACGFYVLQLTGSGSLFGTYLSILAIIQVLTMPIFGNIIDRHSNKKMLILGQILSVVTLFIFSVVYHEEIVSIFVVMIVLVFIDMIVKTIVSSNLQYITQDYFERVVTIRQTIQSATMIAVPIVAGFLVTVVHINTLALLNSFTEFVGLILIFMLSFKPANALSKSKKFTEGMAESFKYVVKNRNLSTLFLTSSVINFLGQSLSVGLPIIIVTKLGYSSAHLGTMESILGATLLLTYLALNFFSMKNNLKKMNVISMLILIVSLFVIASSNIFVAIPFWAYIVMIIGIVLIGIAIPIDNVPYQIMLHNTIDEDYKSRVFALLQSFATGLNPLGLIFFGFVIPYSYGLVFLISGICMIFVMLYFIKNYQEQEVQS from the coding sequence ATGCAGAAGTCAGTTATTCTTATTTTGTTTAGTACCATTTCAACTGTGTTTTCAGGCATCTTTACTTTTGCATGCGGCTTTTATGTATTACAACTGACCGGTTCAGGCAGTCTATTTGGGACCTATTTATCGATTCTAGCCATTATTCAAGTATTGACGATGCCGATATTCGGAAATATAATTGATAGACATTCGAATAAAAAAATGCTGATTTTAGGGCAAATTTTAAGTGTCGTTACCCTATTCATTTTCTCAGTTGTGTATCATGAGGAAATTGTAAGTATTTTTGTCGTGATGATTGTTTTAGTATTTATCGATATGATTGTCAAAACAATTGTCTCATCAAACTTGCAATACATCACACAAGACTATTTTGAGAGAGTTGTGACCATCAGACAAACCATTCAATCTGCAACGATGATAGCAGTCCCTATTGTAGCAGGGTTTTTAGTAACCGTTGTCCATATTAATACTTTAGCGTTGTTGAATAGTTTCACTGAATTTGTTGGCTTGATTCTTATTTTCATGTTAAGTTTTAAACCTGCAAATGCATTAAGTAAAAGTAAAAAATTCACTGAAGGCATGGCAGAAAGTTTTAAATATGTCGTTAAAAATCGGAACTTGTCGACACTCTTTTTAACATCAAGCGTCATTAACTTTTTAGGACAATCTTTATCTGTTGGGCTTCCTATTATTATCGTGACGAAACTTGGCTATTCGTCAGCACATTTAGGGACGATGGAAAGTATTTTAGGGGCGACACTTTTATTAACATACCTTGCATTGAATTTCTTCAGCATGAAAAATAATTTGAAGAAAATGAATGTCATATCCATGCTCATTTTAATTGTGTCACTTTTCGTTATCGCATCATCAAACATTTTTGTAGCGATACCTTTTTGGGCATATATTGTGATGATCATTGGTATCGTATTGATTGGCATTGCTATTCCTATTGACAATGTTCCCTATCAAATTATGTTACACAATACGATAGATGAAGATTACAAATCACGCGTATTTGCTTTATTGCAAAGTTTTGCCACTGGACTCAATCCACTCGGGCTCATCTTCTTTGGATTTGTCATTCCGTACAGTTACGGACTGGTTTTTCTGATCAGTGGGATATGTATGATTTTTGTCATGTTATATTTTATTAAAAATTATCAAGAACAAGAGGTACAATCATAA
- a CDS encoding AraC family transcriptional regulator, with protein sequence MDVIKHLQRAMVYIEDHLLEPFDLQTLSEYVEISPYHLEQSFTMIIGKTPQEYCRARRLTLAANDLIHGANRLIDLAKRYQYADANTFAHDFSDYHGVSPLQAKLKKEQLQMQERLYLKLSTTSQKPYPYRLETLGDFSLVGCSRFVPSAELEHHFIIPDFLEDLKMDGTLKDIMRYNDIGPHELFVVSCPLEQGLEIFVGVPSERFPGHLEDRFLAGRQYAVFNLQGEIDFVTSEAWHYIETSLQLTLPFEHDALYIEIYPLDISFEDPFTKVQLCVPVNIDEN encoded by the coding sequence TTGGACGTCATTAAACATTTACAACGCGCAATGGTTTATATTGAAGACCATTTATTAGAACCATTTGACTTACAAACTTTAAGTGAATACGTTGAAATTTCTCCTTATCATTTAGAACAATCTTTTACGATGATTATTGGAAAGACGCCTCAAGAATATTGTCGCGCGCGTAGATTGACACTTGCGGCTAATGATTTAATCCACGGTGCGAATCGTTTGATTGATCTTGCAAAACGTTATCAGTATGCGGATGCGAATACATTTGCACACGACTTTAGTGATTATCATGGCGTGTCACCGTTGCAAGCAAAGCTGAAAAAAGAGCAACTTCAAATGCAAGAACGACTTTATTTAAAATTATCGACAACTTCGCAAAAGCCCTACCCTTATCGTTTAGAAACGTTAGGTGACTTTTCGTTAGTCGGTTGTTCTCGATTTGTCCCTTCAGCGGAATTAGAACATCATTTCATCATTCCGGATTTTCTTGAAGATTTAAAAATGGACGGCACGTTAAAAGATATCATGCGCTATAATGATATTGGACCGCATGAATTGTTTGTGGTCAGTTGTCCGCTTGAACAAGGGCTTGAAATCTTTGTCGGGGTCCCAAGTGAACGTTTTCCTGGTCATTTAGAAGATCGCTTTTTAGCAGGACGTCAATATGCCGTGTTTAATTTACAAGGTGAAATTGATTTTGTCACGAGTGAGGCTTGGCATTACATTGAAACGAGTTTACAACTGACTCTACCATTTGAACACGATGCCTTATATATCGAGATTTACCCACTCGACATTTCGTTTGAGGATCCATTTACAAAAGTACAATTATGTGTTCCTGTAAATATTGATGAAAATTAA
- the zwf gene encoding glucose-6-phosphate dehydrogenase: MNKTNNHVPALITIFGATGDLSHRKLFPSLFHLYQQDNLDERVAIIGIGRRELTNDDFRAQVKSSIQEHVQDTKHLDKFMQHVFYQPHDVSDEESYQKLLELSESLDREFSLEGNRVFYLAMAPRFFGVVTDFLKSSGLTHTNGFKRLVIEKPFGSDLKSAEELNEQIRRSFKEEEIFRIDHYLGKDMVQNIEVLRFSNAMFEPLWNNKYISNIQVTSSEVLGVEDRGGYYETSGALKDMVQNHMLQMVALLAMEPPISLNSDDIRAEKVKVLKSLHVLQPDEVRNQFVRGQYDQGFINGQEVKAYREEDKVAADSTTPTFVSGKVEIDNFRWAGVPFYIRTGKRMKRKSIQVVVEFKEVPMNLYYQKDKHLDSNLLVINIQPNEGVSIHLNGKKYVQGIETEPVQLSYAMSAQDKMNTVDAYENLLYDVLKGDATNFTHWEELKSTWKFVDSIQQAWDHFEPEFPNYESGTNGPLDSDLLLSRDGFKWWNDIQ, from the coding sequence TTGAATAAGACAAATAATCATGTTCCAGCACTCATAACAATTTTTGGTGCCACTGGTGATTTAAGTCACCGTAAACTATTTCCATCACTTTTTCACTTGTATCAACAAGACAATTTAGATGAAAGAGTGGCAATTATTGGTATCGGAAGACGTGAATTAACTAATGATGATTTTAGAGCTCAAGTGAAATCGTCAATTCAAGAACACGTACAAGATACAAAACATCTAGACAAGTTTATGCAACATGTATTTTATCAACCACACGATGTCAGTGATGAGGAAAGCTACCAAAAATTACTAGAATTAAGCGAATCATTAGACCGTGAATTTTCATTAGAAGGCAACCGTGTCTTCTATTTAGCAATGGCACCTCGATTTTTCGGTGTCGTAACTGATTTCTTAAAATCTTCAGGTTTAACGCATACAAATGGCTTTAAACGTCTTGTTATCGAAAAACCATTCGGTAGTGATTTGAAATCAGCTGAAGAACTCAATGAACAAATCCGTCGTTCATTTAAAGAAGAAGAAATTTTCCGTATCGATCACTATTTAGGTAAAGATATGGTGCAAAATATTGAAGTATTACGTTTCAGTAACGCAATGTTCGAACCTTTATGGAACAATAAATACATTTCAAATATCCAAGTGACATCTTCAGAGGTGCTTGGTGTTGAAGACCGTGGTGGTTATTACGAAACGAGCGGGGCTTTAAAAGATATGGTACAAAACCATATGTTACAAATGGTTGCGTTATTAGCGATGGAGCCACCTATTAGTTTAAATAGTGATGATATCCGTGCTGAAAAAGTAAAAGTATTAAAATCATTACACGTGCTTCAACCAGATGAAGTGAGAAATCAATTTGTTCGTGGTCAATATGATCAAGGTTTCATCAATGGTCAAGAAGTAAAAGCTTACCGCGAAGAAGATAAAGTTGCTGCTGATTCGACTACCCCTACTTTCGTGTCAGGTAAAGTGGAAATCGACAACTTCAGATGGGCGGGTGTGCCATTCTACATTCGTACAGGTAAACGTATGAAACGTAAATCGATTCAAGTCGTTGTAGAATTTAAAGAAGTACCGATGAATTTATACTATCAAAAGGATAAACATTTAGATTCTAACTTACTTGTGATTAACATTCAACCTAACGAAGGTGTGTCGATTCACCTCAATGGTAAAAAATATGTTCAAGGTATCGAAACTGAACCTGTACAATTATCTTATGCGATGAGTGCGCAAGATAAAATGAACACAGTGGATGCCTACGAAAACTTACTTTACGATGTGTTAAAAGGTGACGCAACAAACTTTACACATTGGGAAGAATTAAAATCAACATGGAAGTTTGTGGATTCAATTCAACAAGCTTGGGATCATTTCGAACCAGAATTCCCTAACTATGAATCAGGTACAAATGGTCCATTAGACAGTGATTTATTATTGAGTCGTGACGGCTTTAAATGGTGGAACGATATTCAATAA
- the rnz gene encoding ribonuclease Z, translating into MEITFFGTSAGLPTKERHTQSIALKLEPYATDVWLFDVGEATQHQILHHSIKLGKVSHIFITHMHGDHVFGLPGVLTSRSFQGGDSKPLTVIGPKGIKDYVEYNLSLTYSHLNYPLHIIEIEDQMNLSINGFEVNARPLNHGIPCFGYRIQAPDTPGKLDVQKLQALGMPPGPQYQKVKSQDTFEFEGQIYDANDFKGPDKKGQVVTIFGDTQPSQFALELAQDADVLVHESTYIEGDKTLANAHHHSHIEDVLTLIEKANVKHGLLTHLSSRYTKEDIDKIEAKLKAHSPLSFQFVEDFDSYQF; encoded by the coding sequence ATGGAAATTACATTTTTCGGTACAAGTGCAGGATTACCTACAAAAGAACGCCATACACAGTCGATTGCGCTCAAACTGGAACCGTATGCGACTGATGTTTGGTTATTTGACGTGGGTGAAGCAACACAACACCAAATATTACACCATTCAATTAAACTCGGAAAAGTCAGTCATATTTTTATTACACATATGCATGGCGACCATGTATTCGGTTTACCCGGTGTGTTAACAAGCCGTTCATTTCAAGGTGGCGACTCCAAACCATTGACTGTCATAGGACCTAAAGGCATTAAAGACTATGTTGAATACAATTTATCACTCACATATTCACATCTCAATTATCCTTTACATATTATTGAAATAGAAGATCAAATGAATTTGTCTATTAATGGTTTCGAGGTCAATGCACGACCACTGAATCATGGTATCCCGTGTTTTGGCTATCGTATTCAAGCGCCTGATACTCCGGGCAAGTTAGATGTGCAAAAATTACAAGCACTTGGTATGCCTCCAGGACCACAATATCAAAAAGTGAAATCACAAGATACTTTTGAGTTTGAAGGTCAAATCTATGACGCCAATGACTTTAAAGGACCAGATAAAAAAGGGCAAGTTGTGACGATTTTTGGCGATACACAACCGAGTCAATTTGCGCTTGAGTTGGCCCAAGATGCCGATGTATTAGTGCATGAGTCAACTTACATAGAAGGCGATAAAACTTTAGCCAATGCGCATCATCATAGCCATATTGAAGATGTCCTCACGTTAATCGAAAAAGCTAACGTAAAACACGGACTGCTCACACATTTAAGTAGTCGTTATACGAAAGAAGATATTGATAAAATCGAGGCGAAATTGAAAGCTCATTCACCATTATCTTTCCAATTTGTAGAGGATTTCGATAGTTATCAGTTTTAA
- the proC gene encoding pyrroline-5-carboxylate reductase has translation MKIVFYGAGNMAHAIFTGILNSKVVPAENIYLTNRSNEDMLKEYEEDLGVQYSYDDAALLKDADYIFLGSKPHDFDQLADRIKQHVQPNNRFISIMAGLPISYIKEKLDTTNPIARIMPNTNAHVGHSVTGVSFSSNFGGKAKDEILEIINAFGTALEVQEDHLHQVTAITGSGPAFLYHVFEQYVIAGTKLGLEKAQVEESIRELIIGTSKMIERSDLSMEQLRKNITSKGGTTQAGLNALSEYDIEGIFEDCLNAAVNRSIELSAQDDD, from the coding sequence ATGAAAATTGTATTTTATGGTGCTGGCAATATGGCACATGCGATTTTTACAGGTATTCTGAATTCAAAAGTCGTTCCAGCAGAAAACATTTATTTAACGAATCGTTCAAACGAAGACATGTTGAAAGAATATGAAGAAGATTTAGGTGTGCAATATAGTTATGACGATGCCGCCTTGTTAAAAGATGCTGACTATATCTTTTTAGGGTCGAAACCACATGACTTTGATCAATTGGCTGACAGAATTAAGCAACATGTGCAACCTAACAACCGATTTATATCGATTATGGCAGGGCTTCCCATTTCATACATCAAAGAAAAGCTCGACACGACGAATCCGATTGCACGCATTATGCCAAATACCAATGCACACGTCGGCCATTCTGTCACAGGTGTGAGTTTTTCTTCAAACTTTGGTGGCAAAGCGAAGGACGAAATTTTAGAAATTATTAACGCATTCGGTACGGCATTAGAAGTACAGGAAGATCATTTACACCAAGTGACAGCGATAACAGGAAGCGGTCCTGCATTTTTATACCATGTGTTCGAACAATATGTCATTGCAGGAACAAAATTAGGGCTCGAAAAAGCGCAAGTGGAAGAATCGATTCGCGAATTAATTATCGGCACAAGTAAAATGATTGAACGTTCCGATTTAAGTATGGAGCAATTAAGAAAAAACATTACTTCCAAAGGCGGTACCACACAAGCAGGTTTAAACGCTTTGTCTGAATATGACATCGAGGGCATATTTGAGGATTGTTTAAATGCTGCCGTGAATAGAAGTATTGAACTTTCAGCACAAGATGATGATTAA
- a CDS encoding SDR family NAD(P)-dependent oxidoreductase, producing the protein MQQGHFLITGGTSGLGYALAQALISAHYSITLLVRDVNKARSLFPNTEVQMIQCDLTTESDVLEITRHFNDQTRFDGVIHSAGLGYFKGLLAHTPAEILQTYQVNVVHFSMLINQCAPYLTKHASIVGISSQAALATQPYAAHYGGSKAALNHVLNALRIEQPQWHVLNVNVGPIETPFHAKADPSGRYARKMKKIMLNPEQLAEKIIHAIQHRQQELNMPQSVHFLLKLYQLAPRFFEKIGRPFFLGKQR; encoded by the coding sequence ATGCAACAAGGTCATTTTTTAATTACTGGTGGTACGAGCGGTTTAGGGTATGCACTCGCACAAGCCCTCATATCTGCCCATTATTCTATTACACTATTGGTACGTGATGTAAACAAAGCACGATCATTATTTCCAAATACAGAAGTTCAAATGATTCAGTGTGACTTGACGACAGAAAGTGATGTACTTGAAATTACTCGACATTTTAATGATCAAACACGTTTTGATGGCGTGATACATTCAGCTGGTCTTGGCTATTTTAAAGGGTTACTAGCACATACACCTGCTGAAATTTTACAAACGTATCAAGTAAACGTGGTGCACTTCTCAATGTTAATCAATCAATGCGCACCCTATTTAACAAAGCATGCTTCTATTGTTGGGATTAGTAGTCAAGCCGCATTAGCAACACAACCATATGCAGCACATTACGGCGGAAGTAAAGCAGCTCTTAATCATGTACTCAACGCTTTACGTATCGAACAACCTCAATGGCACGTGCTCAACGTCAATGTCGGCCCCATTGAAACACCTTTTCACGCAAAAGCAGATCCGTCTGGTCGCTATGCACGTAAAATGAAAAAAATAATGTTGAACCCTGAACAACTTGCTGAAAAAATTATTCACGCGATTCAACATCGTCAACAAGAACTGAATATGCCTCAGTCCGTGCATTTTTTACTTAAACTTTATCAACTCGCACCACGCTTTTTTGAGAAAATAGGACGACCCTTTTTCTTAGGGAAGCAGCGCTAA
- a CDS encoding aldo/keto reductase, whose protein sequence is MQKNVLKSGIELSELGLGCMSLGTEEKKAEEIIDAAVTAGITYFDTADIYDQGVNEKIVGRTLKKYQNRDDIVIGTKVGNHLKENGETFWDPSKRYIKENVKNSLQRLGLDTLDLYMLHGGTIDDPLDETISAFDELKQEGVIRAYGLSSIRPNVIRYYLQHSQIETLMSQFNLIDNRPVDLLDEVHDKGVKLLARGPVFKGLLTPNAEKVLTTKFEEGIFDYDYHDLKETITTLQQIDPELTGLAFHYLKSFDVLGSIIVGASSVEQLQQNVTHYHQEINLAQLEEASAIVKALHYAQHWEMPNN, encoded by the coding sequence ATGCAAAAAAATGTTTTGAAAAGTGGTATTGAATTATCCGAACTCGGCCTTGGATGTATGAGTTTAGGTACTGAAGAAAAGAAAGCTGAAGAAATAATTGATGCAGCAGTGACAGCAGGGATTACATATTTTGATACAGCAGATATTTATGATCAAGGGGTCAATGAAAAAATCGTTGGTCGCACACTTAAAAAGTATCAAAACCGTGATGATATTGTGATTGGTACAAAGGTGGGTAATCACTTAAAGGAAAACGGTGAAACTTTTTGGGATCCTTCCAAACGTTACATTAAAGAAAATGTGAAAAATTCATTGCAACGGCTTGGGTTAGATACACTCGATTTATATATGTTGCACGGGGGTACGATTGACGACCCACTTGATGAGACCATTAGTGCGTTTGATGAATTGAAACAAGAAGGTGTCATTCGTGCGTACGGTCTTTCTTCAATTCGCCCTAATGTGATTCGTTATTATTTACAACATAGTCAAATCGAAACGCTCATGTCTCAATTCAATTTAATCGATAATAGACCCGTCGATTTATTGGATGAAGTTCATGACAAAGGTGTGAAATTGCTTGCACGTGGACCCGTATTCAAAGGTTTATTAACACCGAATGCTGAAAAAGTGTTAACAACAAAATTTGAGGAAGGCATTTTTGATTACGATTACCATGACCTCAAAGAAACGATAACGACTTTACAACAAATTGACCCGGAATTGACAGGTTTAGCATTCCATTATTTAAAATCATTTGATGTTTTAGGTTCTATCATTGTCGGTGCAAGTTCAGTGGAGCAGTTACAACAAAATGTGACGCACTACCATCAAGAAATTAACCTAGCACAATTAGAAGAAGCATCTGCTATCGTAAAGGCATTACACTATGCACAACATTGGGAAATGCCTAACAATTAG
- a CDS encoding NUDIX hydrolase — protein sequence MHFEEKTISKESIYKGKIIEVEKHKVSLPNNETAYREVVKHNGAVAICALTPDQQVILVKQYRKALEQELLEIPAGKLEPGEDRESAAMRELEEETGYKAKKLTLIGEVYGTPGFSNEKISVYFADNLVEGEVNLDEDEFVEKVLYSLEDVKKAIEARTIKDAKTFIAFQHLLLHYNHSN from the coding sequence ATGCATTTTGAAGAAAAAACCATTTCTAAAGAATCGATTTATAAAGGAAAGATCATTGAAGTAGAAAAACATAAAGTTTCATTACCCAACAATGAAACCGCATATCGCGAAGTAGTGAAGCATAATGGGGCAGTCGCAATTTGTGCTTTAACACCGGATCAACAAGTTATTTTAGTGAAGCAATACCGTAAAGCTTTAGAACAAGAGTTGTTAGAAATACCTGCAGGCAAACTTGAACCCGGAGAAGACCGTGAATCAGCTGCGATGAGAGAACTTGAAGAAGAAACAGGTTATAAAGCAAAGAAACTCACTTTAATTGGTGAAGTTTATGGCACACCTGGTTTTTCAAATGAGAAAATTTCTGTTTATTTTGCAGATAATTTGGTTGAAGGTGAAGTTAACTTAGACGAAGATGAATTTGTTGAGAAAGTGCTTTATTCATTAGAAGATGTGAAAAAAGCTATTGAAGCCCGTACGATTAAGGATGCGAAAACATTCATCGCATTTCAACATCTATTATTACATTATAATCATTCTAATTAA
- a CDS encoding Fur family transcriptional regulator, whose amino-acid sequence MEERLNRVKQQLQQSSYKLTPQREATVRVLIENEADHLSAEDVYLKVKEKAPEIGLATVYRTLELLADLKVVDKVSFGDGVSRFDLRKEGSKHFHHHLVCMECGRVDEIEEDLLPQVEERVENEFNFKILDHRLTFHGICETCQKEGKGAK is encoded by the coding sequence GTGGAGGAAAGACTGAATCGCGTGAAGCAACAGTTGCAACAGTCTTCTTACAAATTAACACCGCAACGTGAAGCAACCGTGCGTGTATTAATCGAAAATGAAGCTGACCATTTAAGTGCCGAAGATGTGTATTTAAAAGTGAAAGAAAAAGCACCAGAAATAGGGCTCGCAACCGTTTACCGTACATTAGAACTATTAGCAGATTTAAAAGTTGTCGACAAAGTGAGTTTTGGCGATGGCGTTTCTCGATTTGATTTACGTAAAGAAGGCTCAAAACATTTCCATCACCATTTAGTTTGTATGGAATGTGGTCGCGTAGATGAAATTGAAGAAGATTTATTACCACAAGTTGAAGAACGTGTAGAAAATGAATTTAACTTTAAAATTTTAGACCATCGTCTGACATTTCATGGCATTTGTGAAACTTGTCAAAAAGAAGGCAAGGGTGCGAAATGA